ACCGACGTGTCGGCGGTCGCGGGCAGCGCTGTCCACTTCGTCTGCGTCGGCACGCCGCAGCGGGTCGGTGAGAACGCCGCCGACCTGCGCCAGGTCGACAGCGCGATCGAGGGGCTGCTGCCGCACCTCCGTCCGGGTGATGTCGTCGTCGGCAAGTCGACGGTCCCCGTGGGCACGGCTGCGCGCCTCGCAGAGCGCATCGCCGAGGTCCAGCCCGAGGCGACGCTCGTCTGGAACCCGGAGTTCCTCCGGGAGGGCTTCGCCGTCGAGGACACGCTCCACCCCGACCGCATCGTGTACGGGGTCCCCGAGGGGCCTGCGGGTGAACGGGCGCGTGCGATCCTCGACGAGGTCTATGCGGCGCCGCTCTCCGAGGACACTCCGCTCGTCGTGACGGACTATCCGACGGCCGAGCTCGTCAAGGTCGCTGCCAACTCGTTCCTCGCCACCAAGATCTCCTTCATCAATGCCATGGCCGAGCTGTGCGAGGTCGCCGGCGGCGACGTGACGGCGCTGGCCGACGCGATCGGCCACGACGACCGCATCGGTCGCAAGTTCCTCAATGCCGGTCTCGGGTTCGGCGGTGGCTGTCTCCCGAAGGACATCCGGGCCTTCATGGCGCGTGCGGGTGAGCTCGGGGCGGACGAGGCGCTGACGTTCCTCCGTGAGGTCGACACGATCAACCTGCGCCGCCGCGACCGCGTCGTCGAGATGGCGCGCCAGATGCTCGACGGAGCCGTCGCCGGCCGGCGGATCGCGGTGCTCGGTGCCGCGTTCAAGCCCAACAGCGACGACGTACGCGACTCGCCGGCGCTGGACGTCGCGGCACGCCTGCACCTGCACGGCGCCGAGGTGCGTGTCACCGATCCGCACGCGATCCCGAACGCCCGCGGCATCCAGCCCGACCTGAGCTACGTCGCGTCGGTGGGCGAGGCGGTCGACGGTGCCGACCTGGTGCTGCTGCTCACCGAGTGGCGCGAGTACGCCGACCTCGACCCGGTCGTGCTCGCGTCGAAGGTGCGGGGCACGGCGATCGTCGACGCCCGCAACGTGCTCGATCCGGTCGCCTGGCGCGGCGCGGGGTGGACGTACCGCGGGCTGGGCCGACCGTAGTCAGCTCCGGTGCATCCCTGCATCGGATCCGTCGCGCGGGTGTGCCTCCCTCGGTGGGTCGACGTGACCGTAGCCGTAGCCGTACCCCGACAGGCCGCCCTCCCGTGAGCGGGCGGGCGTCATCGTCATGACGGTGCCGAGCAGGCGGGCTCCGACGCCGTTCAGCCGGTCGACCGACTGCCGTACCTGGTCACGCGTGGTCTTCTTGCCGCTCACCACGAGGACCGCTCCGTCGCACTGCGAGGCCAGCACCGCCGCGTCGGTGATCGGCAGCAGCGGTGGCGCGTCGACGAGCACGATGTCGTAGGTCGCGCGAAGCTCACGCAGGGTGTCGGCCATCGCCTGGCTCTGCAGGAGCTCGGCCGGGTTCGGTGGGATGGGTCCGCTGGTGAGCACGTCGAGGAACGAGTTCGCGGTGGGCTGGACCGCCTCCGCCAGGGTCCGGCGTCCGATCATCACCGAGGTGAGTCCGATGCCGGAGGTGAGGCCCATGTAGTCGGCGACGCGCGGACGCCGCAGGTCGCCCTCGACGAGGACGACACGGTGCTGGGCGATCGCGAGCGTGAGCGCGAGGTTGATCGCGGTCGTCGTCTTGCCCTCCTCGGGGACGGAGCTCGTCACCACGATCGCCTTGCGAGCCGAGTCGACGTCGATGAACTGGAGGTTGGTCCGCAGCACCCGGAACGCCTCGGTCCGAGGTGCGAGGAGGCCGATCTGCGTGACCAGCGGGCTGCGGTCTGCCGTCGAGTCGTACGGGATCGTCCCCAGCAGGGGCGCGTCGGTCTCCGCCTCGAGGTCGGCGAGCGAGCGGACCGAGGTGTCGAGCGCCTCTCTCAACAGCGCGGCGCCGACGCCCACGAGGAGCCCGAGGAGCAGCGCGAGACCCAGGCTGCGCGGGATGTTCGGGCTCGTCGGGCTGTCGGGCAGGCTGGCCTGGTCGACGACGGTCGCCTTGATCGGGGCGGCTTCGCCCTTCTCCGACGTCTCCAGGTCTCGGACATAGGAGGAGAACTCCGTGGCCACGGCCTCCGCGAGACGCTGGGCCTGCTCGGGATCGGGGTCGGTGACAGCGATCTCGAGGACGACCGTCTCAGGGACGACCGTCGCGCTGATCTGGGCGGACAGCTCGCTCGGTGACTCGTCCAGCTCGAGCCGGTTGACCACGCGCTGGGCGACCGCCTGCCCGGTGATGAGCGTCGCGTACGAGGCGACGCGCTGCTGGGAGAAGAGGCCCCCCTGATAGGCGTCGGCGCCGTCGGACTGAGGCGTCGAGACGAACAAGCGGGTCGTCGAGGTGTACTCCGGAGTGGCTCGCGCGACGAAGATCCCGGCGACGGCGAGCGCGACCACCACGCAGGAGGTGATCAGCAACCACCGCCTGCGCAGGATCTGCAGGAGCTCGTGAACCCCCAACCGTCCCCCTCGGCTCGGTTCGCAGGTGCTCCCTCACAGTAGGGCAGCACGGTGGTCGCGGCGAGTGGCGCGCGCAGCGGGACGCTCAGGTCGCCCGTGCGACGACGAGGAACTGCTGGAGGTGGCCGCGCGCGAGCCGACGGCCGGCGAGCCAGCGTTCAGCGGTGCGCATGCGCTGGGGGGTCGAGATGTTCCAGCGTGACCCCATCCACGGGAGGGCGCCGTAGTCGTGGTGCGCCACCACCACGAAGCCGTTCGACTCGAGGAGTCGCCGCGTCGCCGCGGGGGAGAGCGTCGGCGGGACGTTCCCGCTCAGAAGCCCGCGGAGTCGGTACGCGGCACCTGCGAGGCTCGTCGTGTTCCACTGGACGTTCATGACGAGGTGCCCGTCGGGCGAGAGAAGAGTGCGCAACGCCTGGAGAGCATCGCGACGCAAAGACGGCTCGGCGTTCACGAAGAACCGGAACGCGGTCGCGACGTCGACGCGTGGCGGGACCTGATCGGGGCGTCCCTGAGTGAGGTCCGCGCGGACCAGCGTCGCGCGCTGACAGCGTTCGCGGGCCCGGGAGAGCATCTCGTCGGAGACGTCCACCCCGACGGTCGTTGCGAAGACCGGCTCGCAGACGGCGGTGACCCGCCCCGTGCCGCAGGCGAAGTCGAGGCAACGCGTTGCGCCGGAATCCCGCAGGCCGTGCAGCACTCGCTCGATCAGCGGGCGCTCGACCTCGGTCCAGAGGTCGTGGTGGTAGCCGCTGCTCAGCGAGCGGTCGTACTGGGCTGCCTTCCCGTGGGAGGAATGGCTGAGGCGGTAGCTCATCGTGTCCTCACAGAGTCTTCGCCCAGACGAACGCGGTGGCGCTCGCGATCGGACGGGGAAGGTCGGCACCTCGCACGAGATACGTACGCAGGTGCTCTTGCCCGGCCTCGACGACAGCGTCCCACGACGGAACCGACCCCGACTCGGCGGCGTACCCGTCGAGAAATGCCTCCAGGAGGCGCCGCCGCGGGAGCCGCAACGCGGTCGCGTAGCGGATGATCGATCCGCGGCGGCCCAGCAGGCAGGAGGTCATGTGGGCGAGGTCGCGGATCGGCGGGCCCACGTCCCGGGGCTCGACGTACGGCGCGGGCGTCGGGTCGATGACCCCGATCGTGGAGTCGCTCAGCCGCACGAGGACGTTGGAGAAGCCGAAGTCACCGTGCAGGACGACGTGACCGGCCGTAACCGGGGTGGTGAGGGCATCGGCGAGCCATCGCCGCGTCACCTCGCTGTGTCCGTGGATCCGAGCCAGCACGCCGCCGGTGCGCGAGAACAGGGACGCGACGGCGCGAGGAGCATCCTTGCTCGCATCGAAGGCCGCCACGACGGGGACGAACCCCTCCAACCTGCTCATCCTCATGACGCCGGCCTCCTCGTCGACCGCGAGCGGACGGGGGACGACGAAGAGCCCTCCCGCGAACTCTTCGTATGCTCGCAGCTTGCGAGCCTCGCGGACGAGCTCTGCTCCGGGGCCGTGCTTGACCACGACGTCGCCCTCGACCCGTACCCGCACGATCACGCCCCCCTCGAACCCGGTGCGGTACGAGTGCGCGAGGTCGGACGCAACACTGGATCGTCGGCGGCATTGGTCTGGGCGGTCGGTTCGACCAGCGCCCACGCGGTCGAGATTCCCAGCAGCGCCCAGAACACGCGCGAGTTCTCGACGTTCATCGCGAACGCGTGCGCGAGGACTCCGACGACGCCTGCGAGCAAGAACGCCGACACCGCATCGCGCGTCCGAGCGACCTTGCGCACGAGGAGGACGACGACGGGCAGGACGATCCCGAGGAAGCACATGATCCCCAGGACGCCGGTCTCGGCAAGCAGGCTGAGGTAGGTGCTGTGCGCGATGGGAGCGACACCTGGCGGAAGCCCGACGCCCTCCCACGTTTGATATTGACCGACACCCGCCCCGAGGAACGGGTGCGCCTCCCACATGTCGAGAGCGTCACGCCACAGACCGAACCTCTCGTCGCTCGACGCGGCAGCCCAGCCGCTTCCGATCCGGTCCACGGAGGGAGTTGCCAAGAGGGCGGGGAAGACGAAGAGCAGCGTGAGGGTGCTGGCGATGGCGAGCGCAGCCACTCGTACGAGGGCCCTGCGTGCCGTCCGTTGCCAGAGTGCGGCGAGGACGACGACGGTGAGGGCGACGACCGCGGCGAGGACGGCGGCGCGCGAGCCGGTCAGGGCGAGCGCGACGACCTGAGGAACGAGCGCGGCGATCAGCAGGGGCTTCCTGCTGATCACCCAGACGGCCAGCGTGATGCCGAGGGAGATGTAGAGGTACGAGGCGAAGAGGTTCGGGTTCTCGAAGGTGCCGGTGGCGCGGGAGTAGTCCGTCATGAACTCCAGCGGGCCGCCGACGAGGGTTCCGACGGACGCCACGACACTGATCGAGGTCGCGGCGACGACCCAGATCGTCAGGAAGCGGTAGTCCTGCCGACCAAGCGCCCGTGCGGAGTACGTCGCGACGACGGCGAGATAGACGAACCCGATGACGACCTTCGTCGTGTCGAACACCCCGGCCAGTGCATCGGTCCCGTTGTCGCGTTGCGCCGCGAGAGACAGTCCGAGCAGGGCGACAGCGACGAAGAGCAGCGCACACACCCCGAGCGGCTGCAGGAACGCGCGAACCCGCTGGTCGAGCCGGAACGTGGGGAAGAACAGAAGTCCACCGAGCATCATCACCAGCCAGACGTCCGCGGGAGAGACGTTGACCTGAGTGCTCGTTCCGACGACGACGTTGATCGGCATCAGGACGACCAGCACGTCGAGCGCCGTCAGCCGCAGAAGGACCGCCGCGAGGACGGCGAGCGCGAGTGCCGCGACAACGGCGGCAGCGACGGGTGACTGGAAGGCGAGCACGGCGCCGGTCGCCGCGACCCCGAGCGGTACGCAGGACCACAGAAGCGCCGTGGTGCTCTGTGTCCGCTGAGCCATCTGCGATGCCTCCCGCCGGAGCTCGTGGTGGACTCGCCGCCACCCTAGTCAGGATCCTCGGGACCGGCAGATCTGCCGGCCCCCACGATCCTGACTAGGGTCCCGTCATGCGGGTCCTCCACGTCGCCCCCGGTGACGCCATCGCGCGCATCCGCCCTCAGCTCGACGCCCAGCGGGAGCACGGCTACGACGTGCGCGTCGCCTGTGGACGGTCCTCCGACCGCAACTGGTCGAAGCTCGAGCCCTTCGATCCGCTGGACATCCCGTTCCCGCGTCGTCCGGACCCACGGCAGATCGCGAAGACACTGACTGCCCTCGTGCGGGAGTGTCGGCGGTGGCGCACGGACTACCTCCACCTCCATTCACCGGCGGTCGCACTCACGGTGCGCTGGGTGCCACGTGGGCTGTGGCCGACCGGGATGCGCGTGGTGTACACGGTGCACGGCTACGGCCACCTCTGGCCGCCGCGGGGAATCACCGCACGAGGGGTGCAGCAGGCTGAGCGCATCCTCGCCGCCCGGACCGACCTCATGCTCTTCCAGAGCCGTGAGGACCTCGCCGAGTCGCGAGCCCGCCGTTACCGCAGTCGGCTGCGCTATCTCGGCAACGGTGTCGAGGATGCGTGGTTCGACATGAGACCCCGGCCCCGCGTGGCCGACCGGCTCGAAGTCGTCTACGTCGGGCGGATCGTCGAGGAGAAAGGCGTGCGAGACCTCCTGGCCGCCGTCCAGGGACTCGATCGTGTCCGGCTCCACCTCGTCGGCGAAGCGGAGCCGTCCGATCCAGCTCCGGTCGACCTCACCGAGGTCTCGAAGGGCAACGGCACCCCGACGCTCGTCCACGGCCGCGTCGAGCAGCCGCGCTTGCGGGAGCTCGTGGGTGCCGCCGACGTCCTCTGCCTCCCGAGCTACCGCGAAGGCGTCCCGCAGAGCGTGATCGAGGCGATGGCTGCGGGGAGACCGGCGATCGTCACCGATGTCAGAGGGTGCCGAGAGCTCGTCACGCACGAGCGCAACGGTCTCGTCGTGCCGACTCGCTCACCGGCCGCCCTACGGGCGGCCCTGCGGCGGATGCGGGACATGCCGTCCGACGACTATCTCGCGATGTGCCGGGCCGCGAAGTTCTCCGTCGAGTCCGAGCGGCGCTTGGGCCAGGTCCACGCACGCCTCCTCGATGCCTACCAGGAGCTCGCCCCCGCCGCGGCCCGGTGAACATGCGCTCACCCGTGCGGGTGGCTAGTCTGCGATGAGCCAACCCTTTGGGGGAAGGGAGCTCGGTGGCTGTTGTGTCCCAACTGCTACGTCGGCATCGCACCGCGGTGCTCGTCGGTTTTGACGGACTCGCTTGGCTCGCGGCGACCGTCGCGGTCGTGATCGCGCGGTTCGACGGAGACCTGCGGGAGGTCAACCCACTCGGCACGGTGCTGCTGACCGCGATCCTGGCAGGCGTGTTCACCGTGCTCGCGCGGGCCTTCCGCCTGCACAACGGGCGGGCGGTCACCGGCAGCATCGAGGAGGTCGCTCTGGTCAGCGGCGTCGCCCTCAGTGCTGGCCTCGTGGGGTTCTCGCTCAACTTCGTCACCGACCCGCTCTGGACGCCTCGTGCGGTGCCGATCGGTGCCACCGTCTGCGCGATCGCCATCATGGCCTGGGGTCGGGTGGCTTGGCGACGGTGGAACGAGCATGGCGCTCGATCGGTCCACCCTGGCGCGGCGCCGGTCCTGGTGGTCGGTGCCGGCGAGGGGGCGCGCCAGCTGATCCACGCGATCCGGCGTGATGCAGCTGTCGGGTGGGACCCGGTAGGGCTGATCGACGACGATCCGAGGAAGCGCCACCTGCGCATCGAGGGCGTCCCGGTGCTCGGGGGTCGAGGCGCGATCGCCGACGTCGTTCGCGACCGGGGCGTCGAGACGATCATCCTTGCGATCCCGTCGGCGCGGAGGAACCTCGTCCGCGCGGTTGCCGGCATCGCTGACGAGGTCGGCGTCGACGTGAAGGTTCTCCCGCCCGTGGCGGAGATCCTCGAGGGTCGGGTCGGTGTCGACGACGTGCGCGACCTCGACCTGACGGACCTGCTGGGTCGCGCTCAGATCCAGACCGACCTCAAGGGAATCGCGGACTGCCTCACGGGGCGCCGCGTCATGATCACCGGCGCAGGCGGCTCCATCGGGAGCGAGCTCTGC
Above is a genomic segment from Mumia sp. Pv4-285 containing:
- a CDS encoding glycosyltransferase, translating into MRVLHVAPGDAIARIRPQLDAQREHGYDVRVACGRSSDRNWSKLEPFDPLDIPFPRRPDPRQIAKTLTALVRECRRWRTDYLHLHSPAVALTVRWVPRGLWPTGMRVVYTVHGYGHLWPPRGITARGVQQAERILAARTDLMLFQSREDLAESRARRYRSRLRYLGNGVEDAWFDMRPRPRVADRLEVVYVGRIVEEKGVRDLLAAVQGLDRVRLHLVGEAEPSDPAPVDLTEVSKGNGTPTLVHGRVEQPRLRELVGAADVLCLPSYREGVPQSVIEAMAAGRPAIVTDVRGCRELVTHERNGLVVPTRSPAALRAALRRMRDMPSDDYLAMCRAAKFSVESERRLGQVHARLLDAYQELAPAAAR
- a CDS encoding phosphotransferase family protein translates to MIVRVRVEGDVVVKHGPGAELVREARKLRAYEEFAGGLFVVPRPLAVDEEAGVMRMSRLEGFVPVVAAFDASKDAPRAVASLFSRTGGVLARIHGHSEVTRRWLADALTTPVTAGHVVLHGDFGFSNVLVRLSDSTIGVIDPTPAPYVEPRDVGPPIRDLAHMTSCLLGRRGSIIRYATALRLPRRRLLEAFLDGYAAESGSVPSWDAVVEAGQEHLRTYLVRGADLPRPIASATAFVWAKTL
- a CDS encoding O-antigen ligase family protein; the encoded protein is MAQRTQSTTALLWSCVPLGVAATGAVLAFQSPVAAAVVAALALAVLAAVLLRLTALDVLVVLMPINVVVGTSTQVNVSPADVWLVMMLGGLLFFPTFRLDQRVRAFLQPLGVCALLFVAVALLGLSLAAQRDNGTDALAGVFDTTKVVIGFVYLAVVATYSARALGRQDYRFLTIWVVAATSISVVASVGTLVGGPLEFMTDYSRATGTFENPNLFASYLYISLGITLAVWVISRKPLLIAALVPQVVALALTGSRAAVLAAVVALTVVVLAALWQRTARRALVRVAALAIASTLTLLFVFPALLATPSVDRIGSGWAAASSDERFGLWRDALDMWEAHPFLGAGVGQYQTWEGVGLPPGVAPIAHSTYLSLLAETGVLGIMCFLGIVLPVVVLLVRKVARTRDAVSAFLLAGVVGVLAHAFAMNVENSRVFWALLGISTAWALVEPTAQTNAADDPVLRPTSRTRTAPGSRGA
- a CDS encoding class I SAM-dependent DNA methyltransferase, whose product is MSYRLSHSSHGKAAQYDRSLSSGYHHDLWTEVERPLIERVLHGLRDSGATRCLDFACGTGRVTAVCEPVFATTVGVDVSDEMLSRARERCQRATLVRADLTQGRPDQVPPRVDVATAFRFFVNAEPSLRRDALQALRTLLSPDGHLVMNVQWNTTSLAGAAYRLRGLLSGNVPPTLSPAATRRLLESNGFVVVAHHDYGALPWMGSRWNISTPQRMRTAERWLAGRRLARGHLQQFLVVARAT
- a CDS encoding polysaccharide biosynthesis tyrosine autokinase, giving the protein MGVHELLQILRRRWLLITSCVVVALAVAGIFVARATPEYTSTTRLFVSTPQSDGADAYQGGLFSQQRVASYATLITGQAVAQRVVNRLELDESPSELSAQISATVVPETVVLEIAVTDPDPEQAQRLAEAVATEFSSYVRDLETSEKGEAAPIKATVVDQASLPDSPTSPNIPRSLGLALLLGLLVGVGAALLREALDTSVRSLADLEAETDAPLLGTIPYDSTADRSPLVTQIGLLAPRTEAFRVLRTNLQFIDVDSARKAIVVTSSVPEEGKTTTAINLALTLAIAQHRVVLVEGDLRRPRVADYMGLTSGIGLTSVMIGRRTLAEAVQPTANSFLDVLTSGPIPPNPAELLQSQAMADTLRELRATYDIVLVDAPPLLPITDAAVLASQCDGAVLVVSGKKTTRDQVRQSVDRLNGVGARLLGTVMTMTPARSREGGLSGYGYGYGHVDPPREAHPRDGSDAGMHRS
- a CDS encoding UDP-glucose dehydrogenase family protein, with protein sequence MQISVIGCSYLGAVTSSCLAAMGHDVVGVDINERIVDDLSAGRAPFFEPGLQELLSEQGSTGRLRYTTDVSAVAGSAVHFVCVGTPQRVGENAADLRQVDSAIEGLLPHLRPGDVVVGKSTVPVGTAARLAERIAEVQPEATLVWNPEFLREGFAVEDTLHPDRIVYGVPEGPAGERARAILDEVYAAPLSEDTPLVVTDYPTAELVKVAANSFLATKISFINAMAELCEVAGGDVTALADAIGHDDRIGRKFLNAGLGFGGGCLPKDIRAFMARAGELGADEALTFLREVDTINLRRRDRVVEMARQMLDGAVAGRRIAVLGAAFKPNSDDVRDSPALDVAARLHLHGAEVRVTDPHAIPNARGIQPDLSYVASVGEAVDGADLVLLLTEWREYADLDPVVLASKVRGTAIVDARNVLDPVAWRGAGWTYRGLGRP